A stretch of the Streptomyces venezuelae genome encodes the following:
- a CDS encoding oxygenase MpaB family protein, translating into MALTTATIAAELEAANKVGDPDADALVSDLIDNREVDGVNALFRTIGTLGPNQDLSQLPPRLAEFLKKAAAAPPDWSEADVKAAESFFAHHHGEVSMLQGTVGLIGTYLSPTGAYTLRSTGRLGGVEGPGRRLSQSSRLFVDMGNKNAMRDGSLAATVTKVRLVHASVRQLHKKSGVWDYAKWGEPVSQKYTTGAACVFSAQILQAMKNLGLDVSKNDAHGFICSWHYINHYLGTPEKWLLPKDAEQVSALWNQVRDDEWKKTEDGVFMTEQAINFYRKFLPPGAHDAYVAMVRTALTDKYADMAGLKKNVLLDTGGKLAAGAHGVVSGVGGGLLGGTAKKTVGVNPYKEILGVASKAFNEVERFALTHNEDDQPQMHQELGDNR; encoded by the coding sequence GTGGCACTGACCACCGCCACGATCGCCGCCGAACTCGAAGCGGCCAACAAGGTCGGCGATCCCGACGCCGACGCACTCGTGTCCGATCTGATCGACAACCGGGAGGTCGACGGAGTCAACGCACTGTTCCGGACCATCGGCACCCTCGGCCCCAATCAGGACCTCTCCCAACTGCCGCCGCGCTTGGCCGAGTTCCTGAAGAAGGCCGCCGCCGCCCCGCCGGACTGGAGCGAGGCCGACGTCAAGGCCGCCGAGAGCTTCTTCGCGCACCACCACGGCGAGGTCTCGATGCTCCAGGGCACCGTCGGCCTGATCGGTACCTACCTCTCGCCCACCGGTGCGTACACCCTCCGCTCCACCGGCCGCCTCGGCGGCGTCGAGGGCCCGGGCCGGCGCCTGTCACAGTCCTCCCGGCTCTTCGTCGACATGGGCAACAAGAACGCCATGCGCGACGGCAGCCTCGCCGCCACCGTCACCAAGGTCCGGCTGGTGCACGCCTCCGTACGCCAGCTCCACAAGAAGAGCGGGGTCTGGGACTACGCCAAGTGGGGCGAGCCGGTCTCGCAGAAGTACACCACCGGAGCCGCCTGCGTCTTCTCCGCCCAGATCCTCCAGGCCATGAAGAACCTCGGGCTGGACGTCTCCAAGAACGACGCGCACGGGTTCATCTGCTCCTGGCACTACATCAACCACTACCTGGGCACCCCCGAGAAGTGGCTGCTCCCGAAGGACGCCGAGCAGGTGTCGGCGCTCTGGAACCAAGTCCGCGACGACGAGTGGAAGAAGACCGAGGACGGCGTGTTCATGACCGAACAGGCCATCAACTTCTACCGCAAGTTCCTGCCGCCCGGCGCCCACGACGCCTACGTCGCAATGGTCCGCACCGCGCTGACCGACAAGTACGCCGACATGGCCGGCCTCAAGAAGAACGTGCTGCTGGACACCGGCGGCAAGCTCGCGGCCGGCGCCCACGGCGTGGTCAGCGGGGTCGGCGGCGGACTGCTCGGCGGCACCGCGAAGAAGACCGTCGGCGTCAACCCGTACAAGGAGATCCTCGGCGTCGCCTCGAAGGCCTTCAACGAGGTCGAGAGGTTCGCACTGACCCACAACGAGGACGACCAGCCCCAGATGCACCAGGAACTCGGCGACAACCGCTGA
- a CDS encoding MMPL family transporter, whose translation MATFLYKLGRLAFRRRGLTALLWVLILGGVGVAASSAPPPPADTFSMPGTESQKAFDLLEEKFPAASADGAIARVVIRAPKGEQISGPERKAAVSGLVSDLTKAPEVGSVTDPYTANAISKDGTTAYTVVTYKIAGTALKDKEHDALTAALDKARDTGLTVEAGGDAIKIEAELGGAEGIGILISAVVLLITFGSLIAAGMPLLTAIIGIGVGISGILALGSTFGLSATTSTLAMMIGLAVGIDYALFIISRYRSEIAEGRAPQEAAGRAVGTAGSAVVFAGLTVIIALAGLAVVNIPMLTKMGMAAAGTVAVAVLIAITLVPALLGFAPVRVLRRIDRKAVTGKALSARQRRKAAKAAARQKPNLGTRWARYVLRHPVSVLLVGVLGLGAIALPAASLELGLPGEGTMAPETTQRKAYDMLSESFGPGFNGPLTITVSAKDAAAAAGTAGQALVKVKGVESVSPATANQANDTAILNLVPATGPTDHDTEELVRSIRNSVSGIESSSGADEILVTGQTAMFIDFSKTLDDALVPYLALVVGLAFLLLVLVFRSILVPLKAALGFLLSVSAALGAVVAVFQWGWLADLFGVKATGPVVSTMPIFMIGVVFGLAMDYEVFLVSRMREAYTHGAKPREAVVTGFRYSGRVVSAAAIIMISVFSGFITESNDLIKMIGFALASAVLFDAFVVRMAIVPALFALLGTSAWWLPRWLDRMLPNVDVEGAKLEGSRPAAKEDPVVRALRKAKEPHYTNSRW comes from the coding sequence GTGGCTACATTCCTCTACAAGCTGGGCCGCCTCGCCTTCCGGCGGCGAGGCTTGACCGCCCTGCTGTGGGTGCTGATCCTCGGCGGGGTGGGTGTCGCCGCCTCGTCCGCCCCACCGCCTCCGGCCGACACGTTCTCCATGCCCGGCACCGAATCCCAGAAGGCCTTCGACCTCCTGGAGGAGAAGTTCCCGGCGGCGAGCGCCGACGGCGCCATCGCCCGGGTGGTCATCCGAGCCCCCAAGGGCGAGCAGATCTCCGGCCCCGAGCGGAAGGCGGCGGTCTCCGGGCTGGTCTCCGATCTGACCAAGGCCCCGGAGGTGGGCTCGGTCACCGACCCGTACACGGCCAACGCCATCAGCAAGGACGGCACGACCGCCTACACGGTCGTCACGTACAAGATCGCCGGTACCGCGCTGAAGGACAAGGAACACGACGCGCTCACCGCGGCGTTGGACAAGGCCCGCGACACGGGCCTGACCGTCGAGGCCGGCGGTGACGCCATCAAGATCGAGGCGGAGCTGGGTGGCGCCGAGGGCATCGGCATCCTCATCTCGGCCGTGGTCCTGCTGATCACCTTCGGCTCCCTGATCGCCGCGGGCATGCCCCTGCTCACCGCCATCATCGGGATCGGCGTCGGCATCAGCGGCATCCTCGCCCTCGGCAGCACCTTCGGCCTCTCGGCCACCACGTCCACGCTGGCCATGATGATCGGCCTCGCGGTCGGCATCGACTACGCCCTGTTCATCATCTCCCGCTACCGTTCCGAGATCGCCGAGGGCCGGGCGCCCCAGGAGGCTGCCGGACGCGCCGTGGGCACCGCCGGATCGGCGGTCGTCTTCGCCGGACTCACCGTCATCATCGCCCTGGCCGGCCTCGCCGTGGTCAACATCCCGATGCTCACCAAGATGGGCATGGCCGCGGCCGGCACGGTGGCCGTCGCCGTCCTGATCGCCATCACCCTGGTCCCGGCGCTGCTCGGTTTCGCACCGGTCCGGGTCCTGCGCCGGATCGACCGCAAGGCGGTCACCGGCAAGGCGCTCTCGGCCCGGCAGCGGCGCAAGGCCGCCAAGGCCGCCGCCAGGCAGAAGCCCAACCTCGGTACCCGCTGGGCCCGTTACGTACTGCGTCACCCCGTGTCCGTACTGCTGGTCGGCGTGCTCGGCCTCGGCGCGATCGCACTGCCCGCCGCCAGCCTGGAACTGGGGCTGCCCGGTGAGGGCACGATGGCGCCGGAGACCACCCAGCGCAAGGCCTACGACATGCTGTCGGAGTCCTTCGGCCCGGGCTTCAACGGCCCCCTGACGATCACCGTGAGCGCGAAGGACGCCGCGGCTGCGGCCGGTACGGCCGGGCAGGCCCTGGTGAAGGTGAAGGGTGTCGAGTCCGTCTCGCCGGCCACGGCCAACCAGGCGAACGACACCGCGATCCTGAACCTCGTCCCGGCCACCGGCCCGACCGACCACGACACCGAAGAGCTGGTCCGCTCCATCCGCAACAGCGTGAGCGGCATCGAGAGCAGCAGCGGCGCGGACGAGATCCTGGTGACCGGCCAGACCGCGATGTTCATCGACTTCTCCAAGACCCTCGACGACGCGCTGGTGCCGTACCTCGCCCTTGTGGTGGGCCTGGCCTTCCTGCTGCTGGTGCTCGTCTTCCGCTCGATCCTCGTCCCGCTCAAGGCGGCCCTCGGCTTCCTGCTGTCGGTCAGCGCGGCGCTCGGCGCCGTGGTGGCGGTGTTCCAGTGGGGCTGGCTCGCCGATCTGTTCGGAGTCAAGGCGACCGGCCCGGTGGTCAGCACGATGCCGATCTTCATGATCGGTGTGGTGTTCGGCCTCGCGATGGACTACGAGGTGTTCCTGGTCAGCCGGATGCGGGAGGCGTACACCCACGGCGCGAAGCCGCGCGAAGCGGTGGTCACCGGCTTCCGCTACAGCGGACGGGTGGTCAGCGCCGCCGCCATCATCATGATCAGCGTGTTCTCCGGGTTCATCACCGAGAGCAACGACCTGATCAAGATGATCGGCTTCGCCCTGGCCTCGGCGGTCCTCTTCGACGCCTTCGTGGTCCGCATGGCCATCGTGCCGGCCCTGTTCGCCCTGCTCGGCACGTCGGCCTGGTGGCTGCCGAGGTGGCTGGACCGGATGCTGCCGAACGTGGACGTGGAGGGCGCCAAGCTGGAAGGCAGCCGCCCCGCCGCCAAGGAGGACCCGGTGGTGCGGGCCCTGCGCAAGGCCAAGGAGCCGCACTACACCAACTCCCGCTGGTAG